CGGCTGGCTGTTAATGGCATACTGCAGACTTTTTGCATACAGACGGACTTCTCTTTCTTCCCTTTCTTCCAGCTTGTCTACCAGATAATTGGTGTAAAACAAAGAGCCGATGCTCAGAAAAAGCAGGATAATGGCAATTACATATTTAAACAGGCTTTTCTGCTCGTAGGTATCCATGAAAGAACGCCTGAGTTTCTGACTGTTTAAAAGTGCCACAGGATGTAATCTGAAGCGCGGCTTTTTTTTCGGGGTTGCGGTAACCATGCAGGTCGGAGGCACATTTTGGCCCGTAAAATTGTTTACTCCTACAAATAACGTAAAATATTCAAGGTTAGTGGGGCCTTAAGCAAATGTGTGTTTCATGAATCAGGAAAATAACTGACTTTCGTCATAATCTGACCCGTATTGTCGTCGGAAATTTACATGACAAAAGGCTGCTTTATTTATATGATTTCTAAATAAGTGAGCTTCGTTTTGATTGGGTTCTTAATCTGAATATTGTGAAGTACTTTTGTAAATCGAATCGGAAATAGTGATGTACAATCAGTTCAAATCAGTTAGTTTATCGCATAAGAAGGCCCCTGTTGACATCAGGGAACAGCTTGCGTTGACTGAGGAAGGTGCCAAGGGCATCATGATTAAGTTAAAGGACTTCTTTGACATTGCCGATGTGCTGGTGGTTTCGACCTGTAACAGAACAGAAATCTATTATTCGGCAGCGGATGACCTGAATGGCCAGATTGTGAAGCTGTTACTCCTGGAAAAAGGGGTTACCGATATCCCTCGCTTCCTTCCTTATTTTGAATTATTTTCTTCCGGAGAGTCTGCCGTCAAACATTTGTTTGAAGTTGCTACGGGCCTGCATTCGCAGGTGGTAGGCGATATGCAGATTCCGAACCAGATTAAACATGCCTATCAATGGTCTGCTGATCTGAACATGGCGGGACCTTTCCTGCACAGACTATTACATACTATTTTCTTTGCCAATAAAAGAGTAGCGCAGGAAACATTTTTCCGGGACGGAGCAGCGTCGGTTTCTTATGCTGCCGTGGAGTTACTGGAAGGCCTGATGCCCAATCCCAAGATACTCATTGCAGGTTTGGGTGAAATTGGCTCAGACGTCTGCCGTAACCTGGCTGAAAAGGAAGGTGCTGATGTTACGCTGGTGAACAGAACCAAAAGCAGGTCCGAAAAACTTTCGCAGGAG
This portion of the Dyadobacter sp. CECT 9275 genome encodes:
- the hemA gene encoding glutamyl-tRNA reductase, which codes for MYNQFKSVSLSHKKAPVDIREQLALTEEGAKGIMIKLKDFFDIADVLVVSTCNRTEIYYSAADDLNGQIVKLLLLEKGVTDIPRFLPYFELFSSGESAVKHLFEVATGLHSQVVGDMQIPNQIKHAYQWSADLNMAGPFLHRLLHTIFFANKRVAQETFFRDGAASVSYAAVELLEGLMPNPKILIAGLGEIGSDVCRNLAEKEGADVTLVNRTKSRSEKLSQELGFRFAEVEDIETEISRADIIITSIAADKPFFTKEMMVRLRGMSFKYFIDLSVPRSVSPEVEEIPGVMLYTIDSIRSRADEALNRRMDAVPHVREIIEEAVTEFNDWSREMIVSPTIQKLKGALESIRKEELTRFTKSLSESELEKVDRITASMMQKILKLPVLQLKAACKRGEAETLIDVLNDLFNLEKQKESH